A single window of Sphingobacterium sp. ML3W DNA harbors:
- a CDS encoding tetratricopeptide repeat protein: MKRNYLNMNLKSIKLGLFTGAFALMSLSTQAQTAKEEEHSNPNVRLGQKALLDGDFKNAAIYLEKSLPQESKDPHVLYMLGYSQFQNGDFKKAAESFGKVVTLDSKNSNGYYFKGKANNNLATQTSTKLSSAARESLLKSAIEDYSKAIAINANDVKLFQNRALAYRDYGILVGTAGVANYNKTAATEAYNNAVKDYEKVLTFDASRKDIQSEIKKAKIYRDNLK, from the coding sequence ATGAAACGTAATTATTTAAATATGAATCTTAAATCGATTAAATTAGGCTTATTTACTGGCGCATTTGCTTTGATGTCGCTTTCAACCCAAGCACAGACTGCAAAAGAAGAGGAACACTCCAATCCAAATGTTCGTTTAGGTCAAAAAGCGCTATTAGATGGTGACTTTAAAAATGCAGCAATCTATTTAGAGAAATCTTTGCCTCAAGAAAGTAAAGATCCTCATGTATTATACATGTTAGGTTACTCTCAGTTTCAGAACGGCGATTTCAAGAAAGCTGCAGAATCTTTTGGTAAAGTCGTGACTTTAGATAGTAAAAATTCAAATGGTTACTATTTCAAAGGAAAAGCAAATAATAATTTAGCTACACAGACTTCTACTAAATTGAGTAGTGCTGCACGCGAATCATTATTGAAATCGGCAATCGAAGATTATTCGAAAGCAATCGCAATTAACGCTAATGATGTAAAATTATTTCAAAACAGAGCATTGGCATACCGTGATTATGGTATCTTAGTGGGTACAGCTGGTGTTGCTAATTATAACAAAACAGCAGCAACTGAAGCTTACAATAATGCGGTGAAAGATTACGAAAAGGTATTAACTTTTGATGCTTCACGTAAAGACATTCAATCGGAGATTAAGAAAGCGAAAATTTATCGTGACAACTTAAAATAG
- the gpmI gene encoding 2,3-bisphosphoglycerate-independent phosphoglycerate mutase gives MMEKKVALLILDGLGYGKEDESDAAYAANTPYLDYLKATYPNSKLEASGEAVGLPEGQMGNSEVGHMNLGAGRVVYQELGRIHKAVRDGIFNTDTTIQDAFKYALANNKKVHFIGLLSDGGVHAHTSHLRGLCDAAKHAGLTSDQVFIHAFLDGRDTDPNSGLTYVKALQDFLPSSVGTLASAIGRYYAMDRDNRWERVKLAYDLMVHGSGTGTKDVLHAIQDSYDQNITDEFIKPLVLTNADDKPVATIQNGDVVICYNFRTDRGREITIALTQKAFPEYDLKPLDLYYVTMTSYDETFKNVKVIFHKDNLTNTLGEVLAANHKTQVRIAETEKYPHVTFFFSGGREQEFEGEHRLLVPSPKVATYDLQPEMSAEGITAAIVKDIEETQPDFICLNFANPDMVGHTGVFDAVVKAVETVDNCTKQVVEKGLQYGYSFIIIADHGNSEFMLNADGSVNTAHTTNLVPCILIDKDYKQVKDGKLGDIAPTILKLLQVEIPVEMNGQVLVQD, from the coding sequence ATTATGGAAAAAAAAGTAGCACTATTAATCCTAGACGGATTAGGATACGGAAAAGAAGATGAGTCCGATGCAGCATATGCAGCGAATACACCCTATTTAGATTATTTAAAAGCAACCTATCCTAATTCAAAACTAGAAGCTTCAGGTGAGGCCGTTGGATTACCTGAAGGTCAGATGGGAAACTCTGAAGTAGGACATATGAATTTAGGTGCTGGACGTGTTGTTTATCAAGAGCTAGGGCGTATACACAAGGCAGTTCGCGATGGTATCTTCAATACAGATACAACTATTCAAGACGCATTTAAATATGCTTTAGCGAATAACAAGAAAGTACATTTTATAGGCCTATTGTCTGACGGTGGCGTACACGCACATACGAGTCACTTACGTGGTCTCTGTGATGCTGCAAAGCATGCAGGGTTGACTTCAGACCAAGTCTTTATTCATGCATTTCTAGATGGACGTGATACCGACCCTAATTCAGGATTGACTTATGTAAAAGCTTTACAAGATTTCTTACCATCATCCGTAGGTACTTTAGCGTCTGCAATAGGACGTTATTATGCAATGGACCGCGACAACCGTTGGGAACGCGTGAAATTAGCATATGACTTAATGGTTCATGGCAGTGGTACGGGTACAAAAGACGTATTACATGCAATTCAAGACTCGTACGACCAAAATATTACGGATGAGTTTATCAAACCACTTGTTTTGACAAATGCAGATGATAAGCCTGTAGCTACCATTCAAAATGGTGATGTTGTGATTTGTTACAACTTCAGAACAGATCGCGGTCGTGAGATTACCATAGCATTGACACAAAAAGCATTTCCAGAATATGATTTAAAGCCGCTAGATTTGTATTATGTGACTATGACATCTTATGACGAGACGTTTAAAAATGTGAAGGTCATCTTCCACAAAGATAACTTAACAAATACCCTTGGTGAAGTTTTAGCTGCAAATCACAAAACACAGGTTCGTATCGCCGAAACAGAAAAATACCCACATGTTACTTTCTTCTTTTCAGGAGGTCGCGAGCAGGAGTTTGAAGGTGAACATCGTTTATTAGTACCATCTCCAAAGGTGGCAACATACGATTTACAGCCTGAAATGTCTGCAGAAGGTATTACTGCTGCGATTGTAAAAGATATTGAAGAAACACAGCCAGATTTCATTTGTTTGAATTTTGCCAACCCAGACATGGTGGGTCATACTGGTGTATTTGATGCTGTAGTTAAAGCCGTAGAGACCGTAGATAATTGTACTAAACAAGTCGTAGAGAAAGGTCTGCAGTACGGTTATTCCTTTATCATCATTGCCGACCATGGTAACTCCGAATTCATGCTCAATGCTGATGGTTCAGTTAACACAGCACACACGACCAATCTTGTGCCGTGCATATTGATTGATAAAGATTACAAACAAGTTAAAGATGGTAAATTGGGTGATATTGCACCTACGATATTGAAATTGTTGCAAGTAGAAATTCCAGTTGAGATGAATGGTCAGGTATTAGTACAAGACTAA
- a CDS encoding DUF4783 domain-containing protein has protein sequence MKKITLIICLSVCMFMHLFVNNNSGYAKVCYHSPYILAPDMSDMNDALLLHLRAGSAKNLARFFGSNVTLSILNEDGLYSKFQGEMLLQSFFSKNKPSTVKLLQKITNKTNYSYYVYQLTSNKNSFRLFVKVSLSKNIETIEEFRVEKQASK, from the coding sequence ATGAAGAAAATTACATTAATTATTTGCCTTTCCGTTTGCATGTTTATGCATTTGTTTGTTAACAACAATAGCGGGTACGCTAAAGTTTGCTACCACTCACCATATATTTTGGCACCCGATATGTCTGATATGAATGATGCTCTTTTGTTGCATTTGAGAGCTGGGAGTGCTAAAAATTTAGCGCGCTTTTTTGGGTCGAATGTGACCTTATCCATCCTAAATGAAGATGGGTTATATTCCAAATTTCAAGGGGAAATGCTTTTGCAATCTTTCTTCTCAAAAAATAAACCAAGTACGGTAAAGTTGCTGCAAAAAATAACGAATAAAACCAATTATAGTTATTACGTTTATCAACTAACAAGTAATAAAAATTCATTTCGACTTTTTGTTAAAGTCAGTTTATCGAAAAATATCGAAACAATCGAAGAATTTCGAGTTGAAAAACAGGCTTCTAAATAA
- the nadC gene encoding carboxylating nicotinate-nucleotide diphosphorylase, which yields MMEKKEYIKKFVHEAILEDVGDGDHTTLSTIPKDKIGEAKLIVKEDGILAGVEVALEIIKQIDATLAYEVFIQDGSAVKVGEIAFVLKGKIHSILIAERLILNVMQRMSGIATTTHRYAKLLEGTKTKILDTRKTTPLLRLLEKEAVKIGGGTNHRFGLYDMILIKDNHVDYSGSITQALESANAYRTTLNKPIDIEIEVRNFDELDEVITFGQVDRIMLDNFSPADVRKAVDIIAERFVTEASGGITEETLQDYAAAGVDYISVGALTHSVKSLDLSLKAKLI from the coding sequence ATGATGGAAAAAAAGGAATATATAAAAAAATTTGTTCACGAGGCTATTCTAGAAGACGTGGGGGATGGCGATCATACAACGCTATCGACCATACCAAAAGATAAGATAGGTGAGGCTAAATTGATCGTAAAAGAAGATGGTATTCTTGCTGGAGTAGAAGTTGCTTTAGAAATCATCAAGCAGATTGATGCTACCCTGGCTTATGAAGTCTTCATCCAAGATGGGAGCGCAGTCAAAGTAGGTGAGATCGCCTTTGTCTTAAAAGGGAAAATCCATAGCATTCTTATAGCAGAACGTTTGATTCTGAACGTGATGCAACGCATGAGCGGAATCGCGACGACGACTCATCGTTATGCCAAGTTATTAGAAGGTACCAAAACAAAAATTTTGGATACACGTAAAACAACTCCTTTACTTCGTTTGTTAGAGAAGGAAGCCGTCAAGATTGGGGGAGGTACCAACCATCGTTTTGGTCTGTACGATATGATTTTGATTAAAGACAATCATGTGGATTATAGCGGTAGTATAACACAGGCTCTAGAAAGCGCCAATGCTTATAGAACGACCCTTAATAAGCCTATTGATATCGAAATTGAGGTTCGAAATTTTGACGAACTAGATGAAGTTATTACCTTTGGACAGGTTGATCGCATCATGTTGGACAATTTTAGCCCTGCTGATGTAAGGAAAGCGGTCGATATAATTGCAGAAAGATTTGTCACTGAGGCTTCTGGAGGAATTACAGAAGAAACACTTCAAGACTATGCAGCTGCAGGGGTAGATTATATCTCAGTAGGGGCATTGACACATTCTGTCAAAAGTTTGGATTTAAGTTTAAAAGCCAAATTAATTTAG
- the plsY gene encoding glycerol-3-phosphate 1-O-acyltransferase PlsY — translation MISIYLVSAVLLAYLFGSIPTAVWFGQAFYGVDVREYGSGNAGATNTFRVLGPKAGAVVMFVDIFKGYTATNLAYLIEVGQSTSNIQFVNYQLALGVIAVLGHLFPIFAGFRGGKGVATLFGMILAIHAPAALLCVSIFSIILLTTHYVSLSSIMAGFTFPFSIAFLFKTSIPSVLLYGIAICALILITHQKNIERLLKGHESKVYLFKRKKGT, via the coding sequence ATGATTTCTATTTATTTAGTAAGTGCAGTATTACTAGCTTATTTATTTGGTTCGATTCCTACTGCGGTATGGTTTGGGCAAGCGTTTTACGGTGTTGATGTAAGGGAGTATGGAAGTGGAAATGCTGGTGCAACTAATACCTTTCGTGTTTTAGGTCCTAAAGCAGGTGCTGTGGTGATGTTTGTCGACATTTTTAAAGGTTATACCGCTACGAATCTTGCTTATTTAATTGAAGTTGGGCAAAGTACCAGCAACATTCAATTTGTGAATTATCAATTAGCCCTTGGTGTAATTGCCGTTTTAGGTCATTTATTTCCAATTTTTGCGGGTTTTAGGGGAGGAAAGGGTGTAGCCACACTCTTTGGAATGATCTTAGCTATCCATGCTCCAGCAGCTTTGTTATGTGTATCGATTTTTAGTATCATTCTATTAACGACACATTACGTATCATTGAGCTCCATAATGGCTGGTTTCACTTTTCCATTTAGTATAGCATTTCTATTTAAAACTTCGATTCCTTCTGTATTGCTCTATGGGATAGCTATTTGTGCGCTGATCTTAATCACCCATCAAAAGAATATCGAGCGTTTACTGAAAGGACACGAATCTAAAGTTTATCTTTTTAAAAGGAAAAAGGGTACTTAG
- a CDS encoding M48 family metallopeptidase, with protein sequence MKKAFKYTSMFLIGATLASCSTVPITGRKQLSLVSDSQIQEQAASSYKQFLNSSKTRVITGTSQATMVKKVGNKLAIAVNQYLTQQGIADQFNFNWEFNLVQSDEINAWCMPGGKVAIYTGILPVTQNETGLATVMGHEIAHAIARHSMEQMSRQYATQALGNVLGVATSGSSYAGIVNAAYGIGGQLTSLKYSRGNESEADRMGLVIMAMAGYNPSEAVKFWERMSSGSTKGNPEFLSTHPSDARRISDIQKLLPEALKYYKK encoded by the coding sequence ATGAAAAAGGCTTTTAAATATACAAGTATGTTCTTAATTGGAGCTACTTTGGCATCTTGTTCGACTGTTCCTATTACAGGACGCAAACAGTTAAGTCTGGTTAGCGATAGTCAGATCCAAGAGCAAGCCGCTTCTTCGTATAAACAATTTTTAAATTCGTCTAAAACACGTGTTATTACGGGTACTAGTCAAGCTACGATGGTCAAAAAAGTAGGAAATAAATTAGCAATAGCTGTTAATCAATATTTGACTCAGCAGGGAATAGCAGATCAATTTAATTTCAACTGGGAATTTAACCTTGTACAAAGTGATGAAATAAATGCTTGGTGTATGCCTGGCGGGAAGGTGGCTATCTACACAGGTATTTTGCCTGTTACGCAGAATGAAACTGGGTTGGCTACAGTAATGGGGCATGAGATTGCGCATGCGATCGCAAGACATTCGATGGAACAAATGTCTAGACAATATGCTACACAGGCTCTTGGAAACGTTTTAGGAGTAGCTACCTCAGGTAGTTCTTATGCTGGAATCGTTAATGCTGCATATGGTATTGGTGGTCAATTGACCTCTTTAAAATATTCGAGAGGAAATGAGTCTGAAGCAGACCGTATGGGACTTGTGATCATGGCAATGGCAGGTTACAACCCGAGTGAAGCCGTTAAATTTTGGGAACGTATGTCGAGTGGTAGTACTAAAGGTAATCCTGAATTCTTGAGCACTCACCCAAGTGACGCTAGACGCATCAGCGATATACAAAAATTGCTTCCTGAAGCTTTAAAATATTACAAAAAATAA
- a CDS encoding DUF937 domain-containing protein has translation MTDLITGGLGDKMAAGLSKKLGIDSTKATWILAIAVPLIAGAIKYNQSKGDSNQAKGFADALDTKHDGAILDHVDKVIEQGPTDDGNKIVQHIFGSKTEYVAEGLAQKSGFSSAQITGVLATIAPIVMGYLGKEKSNEAQNGNNNPLGDILGGFLGGNNASSGGLGGMLGNIFGGDKKVENENPTSGGLTDKISDFFDKNKDGSAIDDIIGMFTKNK, from the coding sequence ATGACAGATTTAATAACAGGCGGTTTAGGTGATAAAATGGCTGCTGGATTGTCCAAAAAATTAGGAATAGATTCTACTAAGGCGACCTGGATTTTAGCAATTGCTGTCCCCTTAATTGCGGGAGCGATTAAATATAACCAAAGTAAAGGTGACAGTAATCAAGCAAAGGGGTTTGCAGACGCTTTGGACACCAAACACGATGGCGCCATTTTGGATCATGTAGATAAAGTAATCGAACAAGGGCCTACGGATGATGGCAATAAGATTGTTCAACATATTTTTGGTAGCAAGACAGAATATGTAGCTGAAGGATTAGCTCAAAAAAGTGGTTTTAGTTCCGCTCAAATAACAGGTGTATTGGCTACTATAGCGCCAATTGTAATGGGTTATTTAGGTAAGGAGAAATCTAATGAGGCACAAAACGGCAATAACAATCCGTTAGGTGATATCTTGGGCGGTTTTTTAGGCGGAAATAACGCAAGTTCTGGTGGCTTGGGTGGAATGCTTGGAAATATATTTGGTGGAGATAAAAAAGTTGAAAATGAGAATCCTACATCTGGAGGATTGACAGATAAAATTTCGGATTTCTTTGATAAGAATAAAGATGGGAGTGCTATTGATGACATTATCGGTATGTTCACCAAAAATAAATAA
- a CDS encoding AAA family ATPase, producing MLPLYLSIEGLYSYQTKQEIDFTSLTAAGLFGIFGKVGSGKSSVLEAITFALFANTNRLNTNNRAYNMMNLNSNQLRIEFHFIGKENKKYAFEASWRRNSKQFEKVTTPIRKAYVFENGEKIPLESTDAEEILGISYKNFNRTVIVPQGQFKEFLELKGAERSAMMKELFNLDHYDLFYKVASLNKETDLKIQNISGAVQILDEYTAENIEGLVTQLSKEESTLALVSKKHANLDQQYQKLLEVQLLYREIASKKEIFAKLNANQDNIATLKRQIQVFRHVERIFKYLFEDLRKDHQVAIQLQTDTEHAQKQMDGVSTKLLITNQELTKTELLYNKLDSRKIEVEDLKNIIQILQLQHDIASDTERIAKGQVHLHSVEKEIADKLALIQDRQFELKQLKLSRIPSDLLIVINDWYSKQEQLVKNQRDIKLELTGKQTETQTILQQFLTQGLDSKTWLENLSQKETLLSIELEKLQIEANKALVQQQLATYTHALTNGQACPLCGSEQHPHIMQTEDVSMHLDSLKSQKVALLAEVQLIQQQKQYFIQVETNLISLKKDVETLQAKLQILLTDQQAHLNQFIWEDFTPHDRTAFEKWKLQVSEIEKKCTAAEDKLTELQNEQEILKGKRDKYNNVLNSIILSKSTIEGRLTSHLQLIKQLNVSDYHQLPLSDIENRIVQSIKFINDTEQSYKKLSDEVNRLNVEEATCSTATKSLKLQLSGILLQIDNQQKQINDLLKQHNYSSAVEVQQILAQQLDLDKEETRIKQFEEQYAIIQAALLQLEEKVQQEAVDISQITAISLELQQIKQDKEKLIGQLQSLKDQVLIAQKKYAEKLQLQVEFDKLNLRSKNLNVLSNLFKGNGFVDYISTQYLEDLCLIANQRFERLTRGHLKLMINADNDFEVIDHLNGGKSRSVRTLSGGQFFQASLCLALALAESTRSLNKNEKNFFFIDEGFGTQDTESVNLIFETLNSLHKENRIVGIISHVDELQERIPASIKIVKDEHQGSLVVRNH from the coding sequence TTGCATTATTTGCAAATACCAACAGGCTCAATACCAACAATAGGGCGTATAATATGATGAATTTGAATTCCAATCAATTACGTATTGAATTTCATTTCATAGGGAAAGAGAATAAAAAATATGCATTTGAAGCTTCTTGGCGGAGAAATAGCAAGCAGTTTGAAAAAGTGACCACACCAATTAGAAAAGCATATGTTTTTGAAAATGGTGAAAAGATACCCTTGGAGAGTACAGATGCTGAAGAGATATTAGGCATTTCCTATAAGAATTTTAATCGTACTGTTATTGTTCCACAAGGGCAGTTTAAGGAATTTTTAGAACTTAAGGGAGCAGAACGATCCGCTATGATGAAAGAGCTTTTCAATCTGGATCATTATGACCTATTTTACAAAGTTGCTTCTTTGAATAAAGAAACTGATCTTAAAATTCAAAATATTTCAGGAGCAGTTCAAATCCTGGATGAATATACAGCTGAAAATATCGAGGGATTGGTAACACAGCTATCGAAAGAAGAATCAACTTTAGCGCTAGTTTCCAAAAAACATGCAAATTTAGATCAGCAATATCAAAAATTGCTAGAAGTACAATTACTTTATCGAGAGATTGCATCTAAAAAGGAGATATTCGCTAAACTTAATGCCAATCAAGATAATATTGCAACTTTAAAAAGACAGATTCAAGTTTTTAGACATGTCGAGCGAATCTTTAAATACCTATTTGAAGATTTAAGAAAAGATCACCAAGTAGCCATCCAATTGCAGACAGATACTGAACATGCTCAGAAGCAAATGGATGGGGTGAGCACGAAACTATTAATTACAAATCAAGAACTTACGAAAACAGAGCTTCTCTATAATAAACTTGACAGCAGAAAAATAGAAGTTGAGGATTTAAAGAATATCATTCAGATTCTACAGTTGCAACATGATATTGCATCGGATACAGAGCGAATAGCTAAAGGGCAGGTTCACCTTCATTCAGTAGAAAAAGAAATTGCAGATAAGTTAGCTCTAATTCAAGATAGGCAGTTTGAACTAAAGCAGTTAAAATTGAGTCGTATTCCGAGCGACTTGTTGATTGTAATAAATGACTGGTATAGTAAACAAGAACAATTAGTTAAAAATCAACGAGATATAAAGCTTGAATTAACAGGTAAACAGACTGAGACTCAAACTATATTGCAGCAATTTTTGACACAGGGCCTGGATTCCAAAACATGGTTAGAAAATCTGTCACAGAAGGAAACCCTGTTGTCAATTGAGTTGGAAAAACTACAAATTGAAGCAAATAAAGCACTGGTGCAACAGCAACTGGCCACTTATACGCATGCTTTGACAAATGGACAAGCCTGCCCGCTATGTGGATCTGAACAACATCCACATATTATGCAGACAGAGGATGTTTCCATGCACCTTGATTCTTTGAAATCACAGAAGGTTGCTTTACTTGCAGAAGTACAGCTAATACAGCAACAGAAACAGTATTTTATACAGGTAGAAACCAATCTAATTAGCTTAAAAAAAGACGTAGAAACACTTCAAGCTAAATTACAGATCCTTTTAACTGATCAACAAGCCCACCTCAATCAATTTATTTGGGAAGATTTCACCCCTCATGATCGAACTGCATTTGAAAAATGGAAACTGCAAGTATCCGAAATAGAGAAAAAATGCACAGCTGCTGAAGATAAACTTACAGAACTCCAAAATGAGCAAGAAATTCTCAAAGGTAAAAGAGATAAATACAATAATGTACTTAACAGTATCATACTTTCTAAATCAACAATAGAAGGAAGGTTGACTAGCCACTTACAGTTGATCAAACAATTAAATGTATCAGACTACCACCAGTTACCTCTTTCAGATATTGAAAATCGAATTGTACAATCCATTAAGTTTATCAATGATACTGAGCAATCATACAAGAAATTATCTGATGAAGTTAATCGTCTTAATGTGGAAGAAGCAACTTGTTCAACGGCAACTAAATCTTTGAAACTACAATTGAGCGGAATCCTTTTACAAATCGATAATCAGCAAAAACAGATTAACGATTTGCTAAAACAACATAATTATTCGTCTGCGGTAGAGGTGCAACAAATTTTAGCACAACAACTTGATTTAGATAAAGAAGAAACACGCATTAAACAATTCGAAGAGCAGTATGCGATTATACAGGCTGCATTACTACAATTGGAAGAAAAGGTACAACAAGAAGCTGTGGATATATCTCAAATTACAGCTATAAGTCTCGAATTGCAGCAAATAAAACAAGATAAAGAAAAACTGATTGGACAATTGCAATCTCTCAAAGACCAAGTTTTAATCGCTCAAAAAAAGTATGCTGAAAAATTGCAATTACAGGTCGAGTTTGATAAACTTAATCTTAGAAGTAAAAATCTGAATGTTCTTTCAAATCTTTTTAAGGGAAATGGATTTGTTGACTATATCTCGACCCAATACTTAGAGGATCTGTGCCTGATTGCAAATCAACGATTTGAGAGATTGACACGCGGTCACCTAAAATTAATGATAAATGCGGATAATGATTTTGAAGTAATAGACCATCTGAATGGTGGTAAATCAAGGTCTGTCAGGACATTATCGGGAGGTCAGTTTTTCCAAGCTTCTCTCTGTCTTGCATTAGCATTGGCCGAGAGTACACGCAGTCTCAACAAAAATGAAAAGAACTTCTTTTTTATTGATGAAGGGTTTGGAACTCAAGATACAGAATCCGTTAATCTAATTTTTGAAACACTTAACTCGCTGCATAAAGAGAATCGTATTGTCGGTATAATATCACATGTCGACGAGCTTCAGGAGCGTATTCCTGCTTCCATCAAAATTGTTAAAGACGAGCATCAAGGTAGCCTAGTTGTCCGAAATCATTAA